The nucleotide sequence CACTGGTCGTATTGCTCACGCAAGTCGACGAGCCCGGACGGGACGAAACCGAACCGAAGCGCAAATTTGGGCGCACGTTGCGGGCGGTGCTGTCGCGGCGCACGACCTGGTTTGGACTCGGGTTCGCCTTACTGGCGGGAGCCGGTTTCGAAGCCACCGGCGCGTTGGCGGGACCGCTGCTCGTGGATCTGGGCGTGCCGACCGAAACGACGGGATGGTTCTTCGCGTTGCCGGTCGTCGCGGCAATGGCGATTGGTGGGATCGTGGGCGGGCGTTGGGCGGATCGCGGACCGCGTCCGCGTCGAGTGGGGCAGGCGTTGATCGGCTTGAGTGCGGCCGTGATGGCGGTCGGTCTCGCCATTCACTTGGGCGCAGCGGGCACGACGGTGATGCTGTGGCTCGGAATGGTCTATCTCGGCATTGGCTGCTTCACCGCGTCGTCATATGCGCTGTTCATGGACCTGACCGATCGTCGTTTGGGCGCGACGCAATTCAGCACCTTCATGGCGGCGACCAATGGCTGCGAAGCTTGGGCCGCCGGCACCGCCGGTTACGCCGTGGCATCGCTGGGTTATGGCCCGGCGCTGATGGTGATGGCAGTGGTGGGGCTGGCCGGACTGTGGTTTTTACGGGCTGTGACCCAGCCTGTTAGTGACGAGATGCGGGCGGGCTGACTAGCGGCTTTGCACACTGCGTTTGTCTCAAGAAGTGAACACCCCCATGCTCATGAATATTACCCGACCAGTTTGCCGGACGTGGATCGTTTGGTTGTTTGCTATTTTCGCATCCGTTCCGATGACGAAGGCTGAAGTGGCACCTGCCGCGTTGGAGGATGTTGTGCTCTCCATTGAAACGGTGGGTTGGCGGAGTGGAACGCGCTCCTTTCTGGTTTTACGGGCCGATGGCACTTATCGGGGGCTGTGGCGTGAAGGTTATGCATTCACGCAGCTTTTGGGCTACAGCGCGATTCCAAGCGGTCGTTTTGACTATGCCCGAGGAGCGGATGGATTTACGGCCGAACTTAAACTACGGGCGGATGACGGTAGCGAACCCGTGACGAAGCGACTGCGATTCATCGACTCAGAACGAGGTGCCTTGGAGCAGGATGATAGTTACGCGATTCCCGAAGTGTTTTCCCTCCAATCGCTCCCAGTGGACGGTCCCGTGCAGAACACCGCCTTGCGCTGCCGCCTCCAGGGCGGGGAATCAGCGCAGGTCGGAATAGTGGTGGCGGGTTATCATCGGTATTTGCTGCGAGTGGTGGGTCCATCGCTGAAGCGTTTTATCGAGTCCTCGGTGGTGGAGCGGCCGGAGCTTCGAGTATTCAAAAGCGGCGAAGAGTTGGACGAGTTGGAAACGGGCAGCGGGCTGCAGGTTCCCGCCACGGTTCTTTCCGCTGTGACGCAGCTCGTGGGGGCGTTTCCTTTGGTTGAGGACGCGGCCGACCAGGTGGTTTTACTTTCGCTCGGACGCGGAGCTTATGTCATTGAAGCCGTGAATCCCACCGCGCTTGAGGGGGAAGTGTTGATCGAGGTTTACCCGCTGCCGTTTTAGATTCGGGGTCGATCCGCCACCATTTGAAACGTAGGCGGCTCAAAGTAGTCATGGGTAAGAGTTGAGCCCGGCGTAAAGTGAGGTGATCCTCCGGCATGATCGTCGATGTCCACACTCACCTCAACAATTACGATGAGACCAAGATCGTGCCGCTGGCCGCCCGATATGAGGAGTTCCAGGAGTCACTGCGTTTCAACGGGATCGACTACGCGCTCATCCTGACGTCTTACAAGGTCGACGCGCATCGACCGTCGACGCGCGAGGTCGTCGAGCTGACGCAGGACGCGCCGAACATGGGCGTGGTCGCGGGCGTAAGTTTTCTCAACTACAAGGAACGCGATCTGCGGGAGCTCGCCGACTACCTCAAAGCCGGGTTGGTCAAAGGCCTGAAACTCTACCCGGGCTACGAGCCGTTTTATCCCTACGACTCGCGTTGCCGCGTCCTCTATGAGTTGGCGCTCGAGTTCGATGTGCCGGTCATGATTCACACCGGCGACACCTACTCGCCCAAAGCGAAAGTGCGGTTTGCGCACCCGCTGGCGGTTGACGATGTGGCGGTGGATTTTCCTGACCTGAAACTGGTCATCTGCCACGTAGGTAATCCATGGATACGCGATGCCATGGAGGTCGTTTACAAAAACAAAAACGTGCACACCGATATCTCGGGATTCGTGCTGGGCGATTTCACCGAGCGGTTCGAGAAGTTCATGGTCGGGCAGATGAAGGACATGATCCTTTACGCGGGTGATCCCAACTACCTGCTCTACGGCACCGATTGGCCGATCTGCCGCATGCGCACTTATCTGAAGTTTGTGCGCGGTCTGGAGCTGCCTGACCCCCACTATGAGAAGCTCATGTGGAAAAACGCCGACCGGCTTTTCAAACTCGGGCTGGCGGAGAGCTGATGCGTCGCGACGGTGGATAAAGTTCAGCGGCGCGTTTGGTGCGACGGTCGGTGGTTGTTCGGGGAATAGCGGATTTCGGTGAGCTGATTGTCGGAAGGAGTATGGATCGGAAAATGAAGCGCGCATGGTTCGCCCTCGCGGTGATTTGTTTGGCATCGACGATGCGCGGGTATCCGCCGCCGGATTCCGTGGCAGGCGATGTCTATGTCCGCACGACATCTTCGCGGGGACTTGTGATTAAGAAAGCGTATCTGCTGGCTGCGGATGGGACGGCGCGCGGACTGTGGTCGATCTCCACGCAGAGTGGATCCTTTCTTACTTATGATCGGGTGGTCGATGGCACCTACCACTACGAGGTTTCGGCCGATGGCGAAGTGGGGGAATTGACCCTCACATTGACTGACGCAGCGGGCAGCACCGTGGTCGGCGTGGATCACCTTCGTTTTGACTCGGCCAGTGGCGGCGATTTTGCGCCGCAGGTTGGTGGCTTGGTGCGGTCGACCTTTCTGCTCTGTTCGTGGGATTCCGCTGCGCCGTTGTTGAACAGTTCCCTCCGCTGTGTCCTGAGTCCGGGGGCCATCGCTCGCGCGGGTTTCGTGGTCGGGCCGGAAGGAGGCTGGTTTTTGTTGAGAGTGGTCGGGGCGACGTTGAGCCAGTTCGGGGTGGACGATGTCGTGGAAAAACCGGAGGCGCGACTGTGGTTGAGGGGGCAGATTTTGAGCGAGATTGGCGGCTGGGAAAACGACGAATTCGAAGCGGAGTCGTTGCGTCGCTCCGCTCAGGCCATCGGGGCATTTCCTTTGGCCGAAGGCGCCGCGGACGCGGCGCAATTGATATGGCTATCGAGCGGACCCCGTGTCCTGGAAGGACGTAATGCAGGCGCGACGGAGGGTGAGCTATTGATAGAGATTTATCCTTTCCCCGCGAGGCAGTGACGGAATGTGTGTGAGGGTGTGATTGTCGTCTTCAAACTCGGGCTTGCCGCGAGCTGATGCGTCGCGTCGATTGCGTGCTGCATGTCGCATCCTACTTCCTTTTCCGCGGTCACGGTTGATACCAAGGCCAATGTCTATTTCGACGGCGCGGTTGTTTCACACACCGTGCGCTTCGCTGACGGCTCCAAGAAGACCCTCGGTTTGATTCGGCCCGGCACCCACCACTTCGGCACTGCAGCTGCCGAGCGCATGGAAATCGTGGCCGGGACATGCAGCGTGGTGATCGACGATTCTGACGCGTCGGCCGATTACGTCGCCGGCACTTTTTTCGATGTCGCCGCGAACTCCGGCTTCACCATCACCGTTCCTGAAGGAGCGGAGTTCTGTGAATACATTTGTTCGTTTCTGAGCTAGGTGGCTTTAGTCACTGTAATACGATGGCCAAATCCCAACCTATTCCTGGATCGACTGGTGAAGTGCTCACTTGTTTGCCGTCGCCTTACATTCCTCATGCGGCGACCGGTCTTTTGTATCTGCCGCGCATGATCGCGAAATGTCGTTATGTGCAGGAGCACGGCGAAATGCCGCAGAGTTATCGCAAAAATTATGGACGCGGGCTCGATCGCTTCCTTTCCATGCATCTGGGCGTGGAGCCGAAACAAATTCAAGAGGCGGTCCACTCGTCGGCCGATGATGCGGAGCTCGACGCCAAGTTGTTGGCTCTGTTCCCGGAGGACGTGCGAGCGGCGAAGTGGAATCGCGAGCTCGTGCAAAAAGGCATGACCAAGGCCGGTCGCGAGTTTCTCGCCGAAGCGCTGGGCAACATGGGTTGCGCCGATCGCGTCGACGAAATCATCAGCGTGCCCGACCTCATCGACTTCGACGAAGGTCGGATCGCTTAACGGGGCTGTCGGGCGTAAAGCCCGACCCACGGGAACGCCGGAGCCGCTGCATGTGGGTCGGGCTTTACGCCCGACGCCGACTCAGCGTGGAGGGCATCGACTTCGCTCACTCTCGCGCTGAGAGCAGCAGAAAGCCCATGTCGTTGGGCAGAGATCCGTCGATGCCGCCGTCATGCCATGTGGCCCCGTTGTCTTCGGTGAAGACGGCGCCTTCTTCGAAAGTGCCAGCCCACAGCCGTCCGGAGTGCGTGGGGTCAAAGACGAGTGTGAGCACGTTGGCGCTGGGCAAACCGGCGGCGCGATTTTGCCAGGTTTTGCCGCCATCGGTGGAGAGTAAGACGCCGATGTCCCAGCCACCGATCGCAAGACGTTGGCCGTCGGTCGGATCCACTGCGACGGCGTAAACGTTGGCGGCTTCTGCCGCTGGCGCGGTCGGTTGCCAAGACTTGCCGCCGTTGGTCGA is from Synoicihabitans lomoniglobus and encodes:
- a CDS encoding MFS transporter, whose translation is MSLPASIEISSAQPARRGSHLVFGLLYFSEGAPIGFLWWAMPTLLRAEGVAIERITALTAALVLPWTLKFLWAPLVDAWRGPRWGFRHWAAGAQIGMGLALLPLVFIDPAEAFGWWFFLLLTHAVFAATQDVAIDALAVVAVEPHERGRLNAAMQVGMLAGRSVLGGGAIVLASRGGWPLVMGALIAAVWISLVVLLTQVDEPGRDETEPKRKFGRTLRAVLSRRTTWFGLGFALLAGAGFEATGALAGPLLVDLGVPTETTGWFFALPVVAAMAIGGIVGGRWADRGPRPRRVGQALIGLSAAVMAVGLAIHLGAAGTTVMLWLGMVYLGIGCFTASSYALFMDLTDRRLGATQFSTFMAATNGCEAWAAGTAGYAVASLGYGPALMVMAVVGLAGLWFLRAVTQPVSDEMRAG
- a CDS encoding amidohydrolase family protein, whose amino-acid sequence is MIVDVHTHLNNYDETKIVPLAARYEEFQESLRFNGIDYALILTSYKVDAHRPSTREVVELTQDAPNMGVVAGVSFLNYKERDLRELADYLKAGLVKGLKLYPGYEPFYPYDSRCRVLYELALEFDVPVMIHTGDTYSPKAKVRFAHPLAVDDVAVDFPDLKLVICHVGNPWIRDAMEVVYKNKNVHTDISGFVLGDFTERFEKFMVGQMKDMILYAGDPNYLLYGTDWPICRMRTYLKFVRGLELPDPHYEKLMWKNADRLFKLGLAES
- a CDS encoding pyrimidine/purine nucleoside phosphorylase — its product is MSHPTSFSAVTVDTKANVYFDGAVVSHTVRFADGSKKTLGLIRPGTHHFGTAAAERMEIVAGTCSVVIDDSDASADYVAGTFFDVAANSGFTITVPEGAEFCEYICSFLS
- a CDS encoding DUF5069 domain-containing protein is translated as MAKSQPIPGSTGEVLTCLPSPYIPHAATGLLYLPRMIAKCRYVQEHGEMPQSYRKNYGRGLDRFLSMHLGVEPKQIQEAVHSSADDAELDAKLLALFPEDVRAAKWNRELVQKGMTKAGREFLAEALGNMGCADRVDEIISVPDLIDFDEGRIA